One Alligator mississippiensis isolate rAllMis1 chromosome 12, rAllMis1, whole genome shotgun sequence DNA window includes the following coding sequences:
- the BRD3OS gene encoding putative uncharacterized protein BRD3OS, with translation MNGRVPLAEKALSESYARLRYRDTSLLIWQQQQQQLESGPPATYLSRSRSMWYSQYGNEAILVRDKNKLDVSRDTGQSKFCTVM, from the coding sequence ATGAATGGCCGGGTGCCGCTAGCTGAGAAAGCCTTATCCGAAAGCTATGCCAGGCTGCGATACAGAGACACCTCACTACttatctggcagcagcagcagcagcagctggaatccGGCCCCCCGGCTACCTATTTAAGTCGGAGCCGGAGCATGTGGTACTCACAGTACGGCAACGAAGCTATCCTGGTACGGGACAAGAACAAACTCGATGTCTCCAGAGATACCGGGCAGTCCAAGTTTTGCACAGTTATGTAA